Proteins from one Setaria italica strain Yugu1 chromosome V, Setaria_italica_v2.0, whole genome shotgun sequence genomic window:
- the LOC101768564 gene encoding probable protein phosphatase 2C 9: MAEICCEEAKSTPATAVAAAAAAAAAAVASSALERRRRRLEMRRFQAPVADDVRAGKRQRLARTASGSCPEVVSEFERPELPERLPRHGVTSVCGRRREMEDAVSIRPDFLPGATKHHFFGVFDGHGCSHVATLCQDRMHEVVADEHNNAGSGEETAWKGVMERSFARLDEQAASWASSRSGDEPACRCEQQMPSRCDHVGSTAVVAVVNPTHVVVANAGDSRAVLSRAGAPVPLSVDHKPDRPDELARIEAAGGRVIYWDGARVLGVLAMSRAIGDGYLKPFVSSEPEVTVTERTDDDEFLILASDGLWDVVDNVMACGVVRACFRSNGPPAAPAARANGVAPPAGDADAENGSAVVKGVSKVDSDKACSDAAMLLAKLALARRSADNVSVVVVDLRRGI; the protein is encoded by the exons ATGGCCGAGATCTGCTGCGAGGAAGCCAAGTccacgccggccaccgccgtggCCGCGGCTGCCGCAGCGGCAGCCGCGGCAGTCGCCTCCTCGGCGTTAGAGAGGAGGCGACGCAGGTTGGAGATGAGGCGGTTCCAGGCGCCGGTGGCCGACGACGTCCGGGCCGGCAAGCGGCAGAGGTTGGCTCGCACGGCGTCCGGTTCGTGCCCCGAAGTGGTCTCGGAGTTCGAGAGGCCGGAACTGCCGGAGCGGTTGCCGAGGCACGGGGTCACCTCCGTCTGCGGCCGGCGACGCGAGATGGAAGACGCCGTCTCCATTAGGCCGGACTTCCTGCCCGGCGCCACCAAGCACCACTTCTTCGGCGTCTTCGACGGCCACGGCTGCTCCCAC GTGGCGACGTTGTGCCAGGATCGGATGCATGAGGTGGTCGCCGACGAGCACAACAACGCCGGCTCCGGCGAAGAGACGGCGTGGAAGGGTGTGATGGAGAGGAGCTTCGCGCGATTGGACGAGCAGGCCGCGAGCTGGGCGAGCAGCCGCAGCGGCGACGAGCCCGCCTGCAGATGCGAGCAGCAGATGCCCTCGCGGTGCGATCACGTGGGGTCCACCGCCGTGGTCGCTGTAGTCAACCCCACCCACGTCGTCGTCGCCAACGCCGGGGACTCCCGTGCCGTCCTCTCCCGCGCTGGCGCCCCCGTCCCGCTTTCCGTCGACCACAAG CCTGACCGGCCTGACGAGCTGGCGCGCatcgaggcggcgggcggtcgCGTCATCTACTGGGATGGCGCCCGTGTTCTCGGCGTCCTCGCCATGTCTCGAGCCATAG GCGATGGTTACCTTAAGCCGTTCGTGTCGTCGGAGCCGGAGGTGACGGTGACGGAGcgcaccgacgacgacgagttcCTGATCCTGGCCAGCGACGGCCTGTGGGACGTCGTGGACAACGTGATGGCTTGCGGGGTCGTCCGGGCGTGCTTCCGTAGCAACggtccgccggcggcgccggccgctcGGGCCAACGGCGTGGCTCCGCCCGCTGGCGACGCGGACGCCGAGAACGGATCCGCGGTGGTGAAGGGCGTGAGCAAGGTGGATTCCGACAAGGCGTGCTCCGACGCGGCTATGCTGCTGGCGAAGCTGGCGCTGGCCCGGCGGAGCGCCGACAATGTCAGCGTGGTCGTCGTGGATCTCCGCCGGGGGATATGA
- the LOC101767746 gene encoding pumilio homolog 2: MMSASAVAMRAEMGGGGGEGELEDELDALLSSGAGGQRRRPVDAGERERERELSMFRSGSAPPTIEGSLNAISGLLRGDAEAAVTAAPIPVAEALNGHGGLLSEEELRADPAYLSYYYSHGNLNPRLPPPVLSKEDWRSTQRLKAGVVGGIGDRRKVGQEDAVQGTGTAVGRSLFPQHPGSEQEEEARVDGGGAAEWVDGGGDGLIGLSLGRQRSFADILQDNIGRRTPTSEHPSRAASRNSFLDNQEPVDSAENQYSVHTDILEAHHPVGNVQNVGGRHSLNASTSQTFASILGSSVSRNATPDPHYVARVPSPGLPPVGVRITSNEKKLNCSSSPFNTVSSKAVGADDILSALSSMNLSKGGTLNGNNNISRSNFQRGTSDQQKFSLDSQAGAAQVNNKQHPVMLGTDDEYLGMPSMSQPSNTSFADVNNSMAGLAELRNSTNTRSDGHLEMQRSSTLSARSYQKSPSSSNESPGGSPAQHQNFDGINSAFLNYGLSGYPLSPGLPSMMPPLFESAAAASAIASLGADSRNLGNNILASPTLSLTDVHNLGRGGNQAPTGLQSPLSDPFYVQYLKATQYATQGAGSYGDPSLERGYMGNSYGNLTAVQKAYIEALLQQQKQYEMPLLGKSNASNHGYYGNLPFGMGMAYPGSPLGSPVASPSGPGSPLRLGERNLRFPSNLRNLGGWTSDPSGYMNENFPSSLLDEFKSNKARSFELAEIAGHVVEFSADQYGSRFIQQKLETATVEEKNMVFEEIMPHALSLMTDVFGNYVVQKFFEHGSAEQRRELADKLFGHVLALSLQMYGCRVIQKAIEVVDLDQKTKMVTELDGHIMKCVRDQNGNHVIQKCIERVPEDSIQFVISTFYGHVVPLSTHPYGCRVIQRVLEHCADPKTQQIVMDEILQSVCMLAQDQYGNYVVQHVLEHGKPHERSIIIEKLAGQIIQMSQQKFASNVVEKCLTFGGPTEREVLINEMLGTTDENEPLQAMMKDQFGNYVVQKVLETCDDQQRELILSRVKVHLNALKKYTYGKHIVARVEKLVAAGERRIGLQSQNPS; the protein is encoded by the exons ATGATGAGCGCCAGCGCCGTGGCGATGCGTGcggagatgggcggcggcggtggggagggaGAGCTGGAGGACGAGCTTGACGCGCTGCTTAGTTCCGGCGCCGGTGgtcagcggcggcgcccggTAGACGCGGGCGAAAGGGAGCGGGAGCGTGAACTCAGCATGTTCAGGAGCGGGTCGGCGCCGCCGACCATAGAGGGTTCCCTGAACGCCATCAGCGGCCTGCTCCGCGGCGACGCGGAGGCTGCGGTGACGGCTGCCCCGATTCCTGTTGCTGAGGCGTTGAATGGGCATGGTGGCCTCCTCTCGGAGGAGGAGCTCCGAGCCGACCCAGCCTACCTGTCGTACTACTACTCTCACGGAAATCTGAACCCGCGGCTGCCGCCTCCGGTGCTGTCCAAGGAGGATTGGCGGTCAACCCAGCGCCTGAAAGCTGGGGTGGTTGGGGGGATTGGGGACAGGAGGAAGGTGGGGCAAGAGGACGCGGTACAGGGGACGGGGACTGCAGTGGGTAGGTCTCTATTTCCGCAGCATCCTGGTTctgagcaggaggaggaagccagggttgatggtggtggtgctgctgagTGGGTGGATGGTGGAGGGGATGGGCTCATTGGTTTATCGCTCGGGCGGCAGCGTAGCTTCGCGGATATCCTGCAG GACAATATTGGGCGCAGAACACCTACTTCAGAGCATCCCTCCCGTGCGGCCAGTCGCAATTCTTTTCTTGACAATCAAGAACCAGTGGATTCTGCTGAGAACCAATATTCTGTGCATACTGATATTTTGGAAGCTCATCATCCTGTTGGGAATGTGCAAAATGTCGGTGGTCGTCACAGTCTTAATGCATCCACATCTCAGACGTTTGCATCTATTCTGGGTTCATCTGTTTCCAGAAATGCTACACCAGATCCTCATTATGTTGCAAGGGTTCCTAGTCCTGGCCTTCCACCTGTTGGTGTTAGGATTACTTCCAATGAGAAGAAACTGAATTGCTCCTCTTCGCCATTCAACACTGTATCCTCAAAAGCAGTTGGGGCTGATGATATTTTATCTGCATTGTCAAGCATGAACTTATCAAAAGGTGGTACCTTGAATGGTAATAACAACATCAGTCGATCAAACTTTCAGAGAGGGACAAGTGATCAGCAGAAATTTTCTCTTGACTCACAAGCTGGAGCTGCCCAAGTCAATAATAAGCAGCATCCTGTGATGTTAGGAACTGATGATGAATATTTGGGTATGCCATCGATGTCACAACCATCTAATACTTCTTTTGCTGACGTTAACAACAGCATGGCTGGTTTAGCAGAGTTAAGAAATAGTACCAACACAAGATCAGATGGACATTTGGAAATGCAAAGATCTTCTACTTTATCTGCTCGTTCATATCAGAAGTCCCCATCATCTTCTAATGAAAGCCCGGGTGGTTCTCCTGCTCAACATCAGAATTTTGATGGTATAAATTCAGCCTTTTTGAACTATGGGCTTAGTGGATATCCACTCAGCCCAGGTTTGCCTTCTATGATGCCCCCTTTGTTTGaaagtgctgctgctgcatctgctATAGCTTCACTTGGTGCAGATTCAAGAAACCTTGGAAACAATATTTTAGCTTCACCTACGTTGAGCCTAACAGATGTTCATAACCTTGGTCGAGGTGGTAATCAAGCTCCCACAGGTCTTCAGTCTCCTCTTTCTGACCCGTTTTATGTCCAGTACTTGAAGGCAACGCAGTATGCAACACAGGGAGCTGGCAGCTATGGTGATCCTTCCTTGGAAAGAGGTTACATGGGTAACTCATATGGTAATTTAACTGCAGTTCAAAAAGCTTATATTGAAGCTTTGCTTCAGCAGCAGAAGCAATATGAAATGCCACTTTTAGGTAAATCAAACGCTTCAAATCATGGGTACTATGGCAATTTACCTTTTGGCATGGGCATGGCATACCCAGGAAGCCCATTGGGCAGTCCAGTTGCTTCTCCATCTGGTCCTGGCAGTCCACTAAGGCTTGGTGAGCGGAATCTGAGATTTCCTTCTAACTTAAGAAACTTGGGTGGATGGACCTCTGATCCAAGTGGCTACATGAATGAGAACTTTCCATCCTCACTTCTGGATGAGTTTAAAAGTAACAAGGCGAGAAGTTTTGAGCTTGCTGAGATCGCTGGGCATGTGGTTGAGTTTAG TGCTGACCAATATGGAAGCCGTTTCATACAGCAAAAGCTCGAAACCGCAACAGTCGAGGAAAAGAACATGGTCTTCGAGGAGATCATGCCTCATGCACTATCATTGATGACTGATGTATTTGGAAATTATGTGGTACAGAAG TTTTTTGAGCATGGAAGCGCAGAACAACGGAGGGAGTTGGCTGATAAACTGTTTGGCCATGTATTAGCTCTCAGTCTTCAGATGTATGGATGCCGAGTTATCCAAAAG GCAATAGAGGTGGTTGATCTGGACCAGAAAACAAAGATGGTTACCGAGCTTGATGGTCATATCATGAAATGTGTACGTGATCAAAATGGAAACCATGTCATCCAGAAATGTATTGAACGTGTCCCAGAAGATTCTATTCAGTTTGTAATATCAACATTCTATGGTCATGTTGTTCCATTATCCACCCACCCTTACGGCTGCAGAGTCATTCAG AGAGTACTTGAACACTGTGCTGATCCAAAAACACAGCAAATAGTCATGGATGAGATATTGCAATCTGTATGCATGTTGGCACAGGATCAATACGGAAACTATGTTGTCCAG CATGTTTTGGAGCACGGGAAGCCTCACGAAAGATCCATCATTATTGAAAAATTAGCTGGACAGATCATTCAGATGAGCCAACAGAAATTTGCCTCGAATGTTGTTGAGAAGTGTCTAACATTCGGCGGACCTACAGAGCGAGAAGTTCTCATAAATGAAATGCTTGGTACCACTGATGAGAATGAGCCTCTACAG GCCATGATGAAGGATCAGTTTGGTAACTATGTTGTACAGAAGGTACTTGAGACTTGTGATGATCAGCAACGTGAGTTGATCCTGTCACGGGTAAAGGTCCACTTAAATGCTCTGAAGAAATATACATATGGGAAGCACATAGTTGCTCGTGTAGAGAAACTTGTTGCTGCTGGTG AGAGGAGGATTGGACTTCAATCACAAAATCCTTCTTGA
- the LOC101767348 gene encoding transcription factor PCL1 has product MLSPRGGRPHDATARAPSSSSSPPRQHAGMGAGAGGASGRVLEWEAGLPAASELTPVSHPLITPALAAAFRINIAGGAFAAASPFDDSPLAHDSPTSHLSLSCDEDDDDDEDEEGETEDAAASGSGACRGGRAGKKARMVWTPELHHRFVEAVAHLGDKGAVPKAIVRLMNVEGLTRENVASHLQKYRIYLKRTRNPAAPQPAPHFPTAYGSPFNPQPPSDPSSRSGYCAFPSRDGEKL; this is encoded by the coding sequence ATGTTATccccgcgcggcggccggccccaCGACGCCACGGCACGCGCCccctcgtcctcatcctcgCCGCCACGCCAGCACGCGGGcatgggcgccggcgccggcggggcgtcCGGCCGCGTTCTCGAATGGGAGGCCGGCCTCCCCGCGGCCTCCGAGCTGACGCCGGTCTCGCACCCGCTCATCACcccggcgctcgccgccgcgttccggaTCAACATCGCGGGcggcgccttcgccgccgcctcccccttcGACGACTCGCCCCTCGCGCACGACTCCCCCACCTCCCACCTGTCCTTAAGctgcgacgaggacgacgacgacgacgaggatgaggagggggagaccgaggacgccgccgcctccgggagCGGCGCGTGCCGGGGCGGGAGGGCCGGGAAGAAGGCGAGGATGGTGTGGACGCCCGAGCTGCACCACCGCTTCGTCGAGGCGGTGGCGCACCTCGGCGACAAGGGCGCCGTGCCCAAGGCCATAGTGCGCCTCATGAACGTCGAGGGCCTCACCCGCGAGAACGTCGCCAGCCACCTCCAGAAGTACCGCATCTACCTCAAGCGCACGCGCAACCCCGCCGCGCCGCAGCCGGCTCCGCACTTCCCGACGGCGTACGGTTCCCCCTTCAACCCCCAGCCGCCTTCTGATCCCTCCAGCCGGAGTGGTTACTGCGCGTTCCCCTCCCGCGACGGCGAGAAGCTCTAA
- the LOC101768156 gene encoding uncharacterized protein LOC101768156, with the protein MVVQKPWLPVDLRLPAGPQASLGILAFEAAAAMSKLLSLHRSLSDQEVSRLRSDAMRSPGVAYLNSTDQAFLLRLACAELVVSLDAAAAAVARLGLRCGLDFGGVYSCLKAGAHDARLDPLVAKGLRVKAKKMERLVAATARLCSEMEALDEMESAERKMNVRGWRLSGPIPQNPQAAAAAAAAAAAQQQQAGDSPEAESLRQELKMQRLKVKRLKEESLWNQSYEKAVGLMARAACAVFVRICSIFGPFVPGLPPPLPSATTDSVQTRLSKLLHPRSARAKASSGPITRRDGPSRVHPPMSNSCPIIGLRPSGQKSPTDWRKLLDAPPSTVGGAGLDQQYANVIVSAEELLRMEAEGRQEEAAAERAEMYEMLPAKLRAAVRSKLREWWRDPGPLDEGLARGWKDAVDRIMAWLGPMARDTARWQAERNMDRTRRFDGAPRVYALQTLRWADKEKAEAAIVEVLVALSCICWYEERRRGSVRLG; encoded by the coding sequence ATGGTTGTGCAGAAGCCGTGGTTGCCCGTCGATCTGCGGCTGCCGGCGGGGCCGCAGGCGTCGCTGGGGATCCTGGCgttcgaggcggcggcggccatgtccAAGCTGCTGTCGCTGCACCGGTCGCTGTCGGACCAGGAGGTCTCCCGCCTGCGCTCCGACGCCATGCGCTCGCCGGGCGTCGCCTACCTTAACTCCACCGACCAGGCGTTCCTCCTCAGGCTGGCCTGTGCCGAGCTCGTCGTGTCActggacgccgcggcggccgccgtcgcgcgccTCGGCCTGCGCTGCGGCCTCGACTTCGGCGGGGTGTACTCGTGCCTCAAGGCCGGCGCGCACGACGCGCGGCTCGACCCGCTCGTCGCCAAGGGGCTCAGGGTCAAGGCCAAGAAGATGGAGCGCCTCGTCGCGGCCACGGCCAGGCTCTGCTCCGAAATGGAGGCGCTGGACGAGATGGAATCAGCCGAGCGGAAGATGAACGTCCGGGGATGGCGCCTCAGCGGGCCGATCCCGCAGAACCcacaggcagcggcggcggcggcggcggcagcagcggcgcagcagcagcaggccgggGACTCGCCCGAGGCGGAGTCGCTCCGGCAGGAGCTCAAGATGCAGCGGCTCAAGGTGAAGCGCCTCAAGGAGGAGTCCCTCTGGAACCAGAGCTACGAGAAGGCCGTCGGTCTCATGGCGCGCGCTGCCTGCGCCGTGTTCGTCCGCATCTGCTCCATCTTCGGCCCGTTCGTGCCcgggctcccgccgccgctgccgtcggctACCACGGACAGCGTCCAGACCCGGCTGTCGAAGCTGCTGCACCCGCGGTCGGCGAGGGCGAAGGCGTCGTCGGGGCCGATCACGCGCCGGGACGGCCCGTCCCGCGTCCACCCGCCGATGAGCAACTCGTGCCCGATCATCGGCCTCCGCCCCTCCGGCCAGAAATCCCCCACCGACTGGCGCAAGCTCCTGGACGCGCCGCCCAGCAccgtcggcggcgcggggctGGACCAGCAGTACGCGAACGTGATCGTGTCCGCGGAGGAGCTGCTCCGGATGGAGGCCGAGGGGCggcaggaggaggccgcggcggagcgCGCGGAGATGTACGAGATGCTCCCGGCGAAGCTCCGGGCGGCGGTGCGGTCGAAGCTGCGGGAGTGGTGGCGCGACCCGGGCCCGCTGGACGAGGGCCTGGCGCGGGGGTGGAAGGACGCGGTGGACCGCATCATGGCGTGGCTGGGCCCGATGGCGCGGGACACGGCGCGGTGGCAGGCGGAGCGGAACATGGACCGGACGCGCCGGTTCGACGGCGCGCCGAGGGTGTACGCGCTGCAGACGCTGCGGTGGGCGGACAAGGAGAAGGCGGAGGCGGCCATCGTCGAGGTGCTCGTCGCGCTCAGCTGCATCTGCTGGTACGAGGAGCGCCGGCGAGGCTCCGTCCGTCTCGGTTGA